One Algibacter sp. L3A6 genomic region harbors:
- a CDS encoding M1 family metallopeptidase produces the protein MTYIEEPHSFAKPNEAVITHLDLDIKVDFDTEIISGTASYLINNNDASEIILDSKFLEIENVQADGTDTNFKLGAFDSQLGNPLKIAIKPETKRITVFYKTTDKTEALQWLKPQQTADKAQPFLFTQGQAILTRTWIPIQDSPQIRVTYNAKVTVPAQLMAVMSAENPKTKTADGVYNFKMAQPISPYLIAIAVGDIAYKPISNRTGVYAEKSMLDKAHFEFSDMENMVASAEKLYGEYAWEQFDVIVLPPSFPFGGMENPRLTFATPTVIAGDKSLTSLIAHELAHSWSGNLVTNATWDDFWLNEGFTVYFEMRIMEALYGKDRANMLARIGRQDLEEELEGLKDSPNDTKLKLDLNGRNPDDGMNSIAYDKGYLFLRTLEETVGREKFDVFLKNYFESHAFSTTNTEKFIKYLNENLLEKNEITFNTEEWIYQPGIPENQAIIVSDKFEQVESIVQGFVKTNNIDQEKTKQWTPQEWVHFVRNFPEDMSTKQMQLLDNTFNLTNSNNSYIAMVWYEQAINHDYHGNNVDEKIETFLTEVGRRWYVSTIYKAFKRNDKTEDALVIYKKARDNYHSVTMNTIDDMLGYVSE, from the coding sequence ATGACTTATATTGAAGAACCACACTCGTTCGCCAAACCAAATGAAGCGGTTATCACGCATTTAGATTTAGATATAAAAGTCGATTTCGATACAGAAATTATTTCGGGAACAGCCTCTTATTTAATTAACAATAACGATGCCTCGGAAATTATTCTAGACTCAAAATTCTTAGAGATTGAAAATGTACAAGCCGATGGCACAGACACTAATTTCAAATTAGGAGCATTTGATTCTCAATTAGGAAACCCTTTAAAAATAGCAATAAAACCAGAGACTAAACGTATTACTGTTTTCTACAAAACCACAGACAAAACGGAAGCATTACAATGGTTAAAACCTCAGCAAACAGCCGATAAAGCACAGCCATTTCTATTTACGCAAGGTCAAGCGATTTTAACTAGAACTTGGATCCCGATACAAGATAGTCCACAAATTAGAGTAACATACAACGCAAAAGTAACCGTACCAGCGCAACTTATGGCGGTTATGAGTGCCGAAAACCCTAAAACAAAAACTGCAGATGGTGTTTACAACTTTAAAATGGCTCAACCTATTTCACCATATTTAATAGCCATTGCCGTTGGAGATATTGCTTATAAACCAATAAGTAACAGAACTGGTGTTTATGCTGAAAAATCGATGCTAGATAAAGCACATTTTGAATTTTCGGATATGGAAAACATGGTTGCTTCTGCAGAAAAATTATATGGAGAATATGCTTGGGAGCAATTTGATGTTATTGTGTTGCCACCAAGTTTCCCGTTTGGCGGTATGGAAAATCCACGTTTAACTTTTGCTACACCAACTGTAATTGCTGGAGATAAAAGTTTAACCTCACTTATTGCACACGAGTTGGCGCATTCTTGGTCTGGAAACTTAGTAACCAATGCCACGTGGGACGATTTTTGGCTTAACGAAGGTTTTACCGTTTACTTTGAAATGCGTATTATGGAGGCTCTTTACGGAAAAGATCGCGCTAATATGTTGGCGAGAATAGGTCGACAAGATTTAGAAGAAGAATTAGAAGGTTTAAAAGATTCTCCAAATGATACCAAACTAAAACTTGACCTTAACGGAAGAAATCCTGACGACGGCATGAACAGTATTGCTTATGATAAAGGGTACCTATTTTTAAGAACTTTGGAAGAAACGGTTGGTCGTGAAAAATTTGATGTTTTCCTGAAAAATTATTTTGAATCTCATGCGTTTTCAACTACTAATACTGAAAAATTTATTAAATATTTAAATGAAAATCTATTAGAGAAAAACGAAATCACGTTTAACACGGAAGAATGGATTTACCAACCAGGTATACCAGAAAACCAAGCCATTATTGTTTCTGATAAATTTGAACAAGTTGAAAGTATAGTCCAAGGTTTTGTTAAAACAAACAACATCGATCAGGAAAAAACAAAGCAATGGACACCTCAAGAATGGGTACATTTTGTTCGTAACTTCCCCGAAGACATGAGTACTAAACAAATGCAATTACTGGATAACACGTTCAACTTAACCAACTCCAACAACTCTTACATTGCTATGGTTTGGTATGAGCAAGCTATCAATCATGATTATCATGGTAATAATGTAGATGAAAAGATTGAAACTTTTTTAACTGAAGTTGGTCGCCGTTGGTATGTTTCAACTATTTACAAAGCTTTTAAAAGAAATGATAAAACAGAAGATGCTTTAGTAATTTATAAAAAAGCTCGTGACAATTATCATTCAGTTACTATGAACACTATTGATGATATGTTGGGTTATGTTTCTGAATAA
- a CDS encoding DEAD/DEAH box helicase yields the protein MSFQSLGLSEALLKAISKKGYTTPSPIQEKAIPPVLEGHDVLASAQTGTGKTAGFTLPLLHILSENPKDKYRPIRALILTPTRELAAQVYANVREYSEFLNLRSAVIFGGVNQKPQVATLRQGIDVLVATPGRLLDLQNQGLLSLKRVEIFVLDEADRMLDMGFLRDIERVIKSMPEKRQNLMFSATFSKDIKKLAHGILNHPVQVEATPENTAVEAITQKVYRVAKGLKTPLIIKLISDGNWKQVLVFARTKHGSNKLCEKLDKAGISAAAIHGNKSQGARTKALAGFKSGRIRVLVATDIAARGLDIPLLPHVINFEIPNIPEDYVHRIGRTGRAGANGVALSLVSADETTFLRDIEKLIGNKLPVEVLEGFEPDPNASTQPIKQGQGRQNRNSRPASNKSGNSSKSSNKSSNSRRPKRNTDRRK from the coding sequence ATGTCATTTCAATCTTTAGGCTTATCCGAAGCCTTGCTAAAAGCAATTAGCAAAAAAGGATACACTACCCCAAGTCCAATTCAAGAAAAAGCGATTCCTCCAGTTTTGGAAGGTCACGATGTTTTAGCTTCGGCACAAACAGGAACAGGGAAAACAGCAGGTTTTACATTACCGCTTTTACATATATTATCGGAAAATCCGAAAGATAAATATAGACCAATACGTGCTTTAATTTTAACGCCAACGCGTGAATTAGCGGCTCAGGTTTATGCTAATGTTAGAGAATATAGTGAGTTTTTAAATTTACGTAGTGCCGTTATTTTTGGTGGTGTAAACCAGAAACCACAGGTAGCAACACTTCGTCAAGGTATTGATGTTTTAGTAGCGACTCCAGGTCGTTTATTAGATTTACAAAATCAAGGATTACTATCACTTAAACGTGTGGAGATTTTTGTTTTAGATGAAGCGGACCGTATGCTAGATATGGGGTTTTTACGTGATATTGAGCGCGTTATTAAATCGATGCCAGAAAAACGCCAGAATTTAATGTTCTCGGCTACGTTTTCTAAAGATATTAAAAAGTTGGCTCACGGTATTTTAAATCATCCGGTTCAGGTTGAAGCCACTCCAGAGAATACGGCTGTAGAAGCGATTACTCAAAAAGTATATCGTGTGGCTAAAGGTTTAAAAACGCCTTTAATTATAAAATTAATTTCTGATGGAAATTGGAAACAAGTTTTAGTTTTTGCGCGTACAAAACACGGCTCGAACAAACTTTGTGAAAAATTGGATAAAGCAGGTATTTCTGCTGCGGCCATTCACGGAAATAAAAGTCAAGGTGCACGTACAAAAGCATTGGCTGGTTTTAAAAGCGGACGCATTCGTGTGTTAGTGGCTACCGATATTGCTGCACGTGGATTAGATATTCCGTTATTGCCACATGTTATCAATTTTGAAATTCCTAACATTCCAGAAGATTACGTACATAGAATTGGTAGAACGGGTAGAGCAGGAGCCAATGGTGTTGCCTTATCGCTTGTTAGTGCAGATGAAACTACGTTTTTAAGAGACATCGAAAAACTTATTGGTAATAAACTTCCTGTTGAAGTATTGGAAGGTTTTGAGCCTGACCCAAATGCTTCTACACAGCCTATTAAACAAGGGCAAGGTCGTCAAAATAGAAATTCTAGACCAGCATCTAATAAATCTGGGAACTCTAGTAAAAGCTCAAATAAAAGTAGCAATTCTAGACGTCCAAAACGTAATACAGATAGACGTAAATAA
- a CDS encoding SIMPL domain-containing protein (The SIMPL domain is named for its presence in mouse protein SIMPL (signalling molecule that associates with mouse pelle-like kinase). Bacterial member BP26, from Brucella, was shown to assemble into a channel-like structure, while YggE from E. coli has been associated with resistance to oxidative stress.) produces MKKLIYLVALFFTIPLISQEQSNTISVIGETEKTITDQNYTVIIALQQIMVYDGQVEVEATSLEDVTRNYIKKLDEAGVDFSRFRRNTYYELAMSYGQNREAAYYYLKTTNKDEARKIINLKSSGVSVASSEVEPKKLTDKELAALSTKAIENARQKAELIAKKLNKTIGEIVNISDQNTNTQYIQSYGTTNSQPHSVTVAFELK; encoded by the coding sequence ATGAAAAAACTCATCTATTTAGTAGCCTTATTCTTTACAATTCCACTAATTTCGCAAGAACAAAGCAACACTATTTCTGTTATTGGCGAAACAGAAAAAACAATAACCGACCAAAATTACACCGTTATAATTGCCTTGCAGCAAATAATGGTTTATGATGGACAAGTGGAAGTTGAAGCCACGTCTTTAGAAGATGTAACACGCAATTACATAAAAAAATTAGACGAAGCTGGTGTAGATTTTAGCAGGTTTAGAAGAAACACCTATTATGAGCTTGCCATGTCTTACGGACAAAACAGAGAAGCGGCATATTACTATTTAAAAACAACAAATAAGGATGAAGCTAGAAAAATAATAAACTTAAAATCGTCTGGAGTATCGGTTGCCAGCAGTGAAGTGGAGCCTAAAAAATTAACAGATAAAGAGTTGGCTGCACTTTCAACAAAAGCCATTGAAAACGCGAGACAAAAAGCAGAACTTATAGCTAAAAAATTAAACAAAACTATAGGTGAAATCGTAAACATTTCAGACCAAAACACAAACACACAATATATTCAAAGTTACGGTACTACAAATTCACAACCACATAGTGTTACTGTTGCTTTCGAACTAAAATAA
- a CDS encoding Lipl32 family lipoprotein: protein MRIKLAALSLFAFCAIFNAEAQKLKKFGSSIEKKIGPKTIKVPYTDVISYLGYASVGNEDEVVDGKKFYYIYLWVPAVAPELGVRMLSPVAKTKIKDAIESEAYTENASSSDYFDTYITLERSTIFTKENITEEAAKSATWTKLASNDDSSEMPKQPSGSSYNSLLRYKSEVGSPTKALTAGLYRIGFTTYKTGEVKGTFLAEVAAPVKLPGVVMAKTIAELKKGL, encoded by the coding sequence ATGAGAATTAAATTAGCCGCATTATCATTATTTGCTTTCTGTGCAATATTTAACGCAGAAGCACAAAAATTAAAAAAGTTTGGAAGTTCTATTGAAAAGAAAATAGGACCAAAAACAATTAAAGTACCTTACACAGATGTTATTTCTTATTTAGGATATGCTTCTGTAGGAAATGAAGATGAAGTTGTAGATGGTAAAAAATTCTACTATATTTATTTATGGGTTCCTGCTGTTGCTCCAGAATTAGGAGTTAGAATGCTTTCTCCTGTTGCTAAAACAAAAATTAAAGACGCAATAGAATCTGAGGCTTACACAGAAAATGCATCTTCTAGCGATTATTTTGATACTTACATCACTTTAGAGCGTTCTACTATTTTCACAAAAGAAAATATTACTGAAGAGGCTGCTAAAAGCGCAACTTGGACAAAACTAGCAAGTAACGATGACAGTAGTGAAATGCCTAAACAACCAAGTGGAAGCAGCTACAACTCTTTATTAAGATACAAAAGTGAAGTTGGAAGCCCAACAAAAGCTTTAACTGCTGGTTTATACAGAATTGGTTTTACAACTTACAAAACAGGTGAAGTTAAAGGAACATTTTTAGCAGAAGTTGCAGCTCCAGTAAAATTACCAGGTGTTGTTATGGCTAAAACCATTGCCGAATTAAAAAAAGGACTATAA
- a CDS encoding tetratricopeptide repeat-containing sensor histidine kinase, translated as MPFKLQNIIAYLFLCYCTIGLAQTQTSIELEDKKVDELYHHFNSGSAKKAYKEAHQFLKKFKTNKAIANTNLLLAYYHNNYAEIDSSIYYTNQALAHKSIVNDSLANRLTILAYQLLALNNKNKGLYHESKKWHIKGAELSEKHNETNLYYSHIHGLASTYIALNKTQEAKELFEKCIKHSKDAEIILGSYINLGSIYSSFSQYQLSNIYLQKAKTICEKDNSKQQALVNVIINIGDNYVNNGEIDQAIYTYGEAKKISVKNNFYNLELIISDKLGTVFYNQKRNNEAILIYANTLTKAINSDALNIQMNSYLMLEKLAARKEDYSTAYTYSKRYSRIKDSIDNLQTKEEINRLEVKFETLEKEKTIKLLKIENLNKSLNIKNKDAAIEKYELQKAIIAKQNENEVLQLQNRAEKRKSEIAILKEKEQLKALELDREKTIKYIVLGAFFILLVPTIGLLVIYYQKLQAQSLLNLKEKEVNAQRVNSLKKDQEIKIIKASIRGQDLERKKIAQEMHDSIGGNLAAIKLQFSQLSNHPDKAQLIYSQLDDTYEQVRNLSHNLLPKKIRENDFVSLITEYIKTVQEASNIKINIHFYDEEKINTLNKILQNELFSIFQELTTNTLKYADADTIDIQLDLLNACIFFVYEDNGKGFDVSLTTLGIGLTNIKNRVNDYNGTLHIDSKINRGTSINIEIPLEQK; from the coding sequence ATGCCTTTTAAGTTACAAAACATAATTGCATATTTATTTTTATGCTACTGCACTATTGGTTTGGCGCAAACACAGACTTCTATAGAATTAGAAGACAAAAAAGTGGATGAACTATACCACCATTTTAATTCTGGTTCGGCAAAAAAAGCGTACAAAGAAGCTCATCAATTTTTAAAAAAATTCAAAACCAATAAAGCCATTGCAAATACCAATTTACTACTGGCCTATTACCATAATAACTACGCAGAAATAGACTCTTCTATTTATTACACTAACCAAGCTCTTGCTCATAAATCTATTGTTAACGACTCTTTAGCCAACCGGCTAACCATATTAGCATACCAGTTATTGGCTCTAAACAACAAAAACAAAGGTTTATATCACGAAAGTAAAAAATGGCACATTAAAGGCGCCGAACTCAGCGAAAAACATAACGAAACAAATCTTTACTATTCACATATACACGGGTTAGCAAGTACTTACATTGCTCTAAACAAAACACAAGAAGCTAAAGAGCTTTTTGAGAAATGCATTAAACACTCTAAGGACGCCGAAATTATTTTAGGAAGCTATATAAATCTAGGCTCTATTTACTCATCATTTTCTCAATATCAATTATCTAATATTTACTTACAGAAAGCCAAAACTATTTGTGAAAAAGACAATAGCAAACAACAGGCTTTAGTAAATGTTATTATTAATATAGGCGATAATTACGTAAACAATGGCGAGATTGATCAAGCTATTTACACCTATGGTGAAGCTAAAAAAATAAGTGTTAAAAATAATTTTTATAATTTAGAGCTTATCATATCTGATAAATTAGGCACAGTATTTTACAATCAAAAAAGAAATAATGAAGCCATTTTAATCTATGCAAATACCTTAACAAAAGCTATTAACTCTGACGCTTTAAACATTCAAATGAATAGTTATTTGATGTTAGAAAAACTAGCAGCCCGAAAAGAAGATTATAGCACGGCCTACACATATAGTAAGCGCTACTCCAGAATAAAAGACTCAATAGATAATCTGCAAACAAAAGAAGAGATTAACCGCTTAGAAGTTAAGTTTGAAACGCTTGAAAAAGAAAAGACAATAAAGCTATTAAAAATAGAAAACTTAAATAAAAGTTTAAACATAAAAAACAAAGATGCTGCCATAGAAAAGTACGAACTTCAAAAAGCTATTATTGCTAAACAAAATGAAAATGAAGTTTTACAATTACAAAATCGCGCAGAAAAACGAAAGAGCGAAATAGCCATACTTAAAGAAAAAGAGCAATTAAAGGCCTTAGAATTAGATAGAGAAAAAACCATAAAATATATTGTGCTTGGTGCCTTTTTCATTTTACTAGTACCCACTATTGGTTTATTGGTTATTTACTATCAAAAATTACAAGCTCAGAGTTTACTTAACCTAAAGGAAAAAGAGGTTAACGCACAGCGCGTTAATTCGTTGAAAAAAGATCAGGAAATAAAAATTATAAAAGCGTCTATTAGAGGGCAAGATTTAGAACGAAAAAAGATTGCTCAAGAAATGCACGATAGCATTGGTGGAAATTTAGCAGCGATAAAATTACAGTTCAGTCAGCTTTCTAACCACCCAGATAAAGCGCAATTAATCTACAGCCAACTCGATGATACTTACGAGCAAGTTAGAAACTTATCGCATAATTTATTACCAAAAAAAATTAGAGAAAATGACTTTGTATCTTTAATTACAGAATATATAAAAACCGTACAAGAGGCGAGCAACATAAAAATTAATATTCATTTTTATGATGAAGAAAAAATAAACACACTAAACAAAATATTGCAAAACGAGTTGTTTTCTATTTTTCAGGAATTAACAACCAACACCCTCAAATATGCCGACGCCGACACTATAGATATTCAATTAGATTTACTAAACGCATGTATCTTTTTTGTTTATGAAGATAACGGCAAAGGCTTTGATGTATCTTTAACTACTCTAGGTATTGGCTTGACCAATATTAAGAACCGAGTAAACGATTACAACGGCACATTACATATTGACTCTAAAATAAATAGAGGCACAAGTATAAATATAGAAATCCCCTTAGAACAAAAATAA
- a CDS encoding response regulator transcription factor, whose amino-acid sequence MKHNLIIADDHKMFLDGLLSILKTESNYNILFTAKHGGHVQKYISINTEEQIDLVITDVTMPEVDGITLNKWIKENHRNVKTLVVSMHNTPEIIDDLIESNVDGYLQKNAQKEEFLKAIETILGGEKYFSKEIKDIYLQNKFEKNKEKEIKLTKREVEVISLIAEEFTTQEIADKLFLSKHTIESYRKNLITKLNVRNLAGLTKYAIKKGYVSS is encoded by the coding sequence ATGAAGCATAACCTTATTATTGCCGACGACCATAAAATGTTTTTAGATGGTTTATTAAGTATTCTTAAAACTGAAAGCAATTACAATATTCTATTTACAGCTAAGCATGGTGGCCATGTTCAAAAATATATATCGATAAATACTGAAGAACAAATCGATTTAGTTATTACCGATGTTACCATGCCTGAAGTTGATGGTATTACTCTAAATAAATGGATAAAAGAAAACCATAGAAATGTAAAAACGTTGGTAGTAAGCATGCATAACACACCAGAAATTATTGATGATTTAATAGAAAGCAATGTAGATGGCTACCTTCAGAAAAATGCTCAGAAAGAAGAATTTCTAAAAGCCATTGAAACTATTTTGGGAGGGGAAAAGTATTTTTCAAAAGAAATAAAAGATATTTATCTTCAAAATAAGTTTGAAAAAAATAAAGAAAAAGAGATTAAACTAACAAAGCGCGAAGTTGAAGTAATCTCTTTAATTGCAGAAGAATTCACCACTCAAGAAATAGCAGATAAACTCTTTTTAAGCAAACACACTATTGAGAGTTACAGAAAAAACTTAATTACTAAACTTAATGTTAGAAACCTTGCTGGCCTTACCAAATACGCTATAAAAAAAGGTTACGTTTCATCTTAA
- a CDS encoding type IA DNA topoisomerase, with product MKVCIAEKPSVAREIATVLGANTKRDGYYEGNGYAVTYTFGHLCTLKEPNDYKPYWKSWDLNNLPMLPEKFETKVVANDGIQKQFRIVKSLFDKADVVINCGDAGQEGELIQRWVMNEAEYKGKVERLWISSLTTEAIKEGFQNLKPSEDYDNLYYAGFSRAIGDWLLGMNATRLYTVKHGGYKQVLSVGRVQTPTLAMVVGRFKDIENFKPQPYWELQTLYRETLFSYEEGRFLKKEDGESMANKVKESEFEIQSTTKKKGKEYAPKLFDLTGLQVYCNTKFGFSADETLKIVQKLYEQKVVTYPRVDTTFLPNDVYPKVAGILQKLTNYSTLTQPLLGKKIKKSTKVFNDKKVTDHHAIIPTGIQINLQYNQQQVYDIIVKRFIAVFYDECIVSNTTVLGNAADVVFKTTGKEILEKGWRVVFENPNAKEKESGILPTFVKGEKGPHEPSFLEKETKPPNQFTEATLLRAMETAGKQVDDEELRDLMKENGIGRPSTRANIIETLFKRKYIKRNKKQVLPTVTGVLLIDTIQNELLKSAELTGSWEKQLKDIEKGTYSAGAFIKNMKRMVDALVYEVRSETKRANISQANVVKNRAAKATVKKQAGIIAEVCPKCKKGQLLKGKTAYGCSAYKDGCKFVLPFSFGDKKISEKQFIRLLQKGSTVNLKGFKTEAGAVEGLLRFDDDFKLKLEPKVKVEKTQKVAAPTEGDSDALTCPKCNVGKVLKGKTAYGCTAYKSGCDFKMTFDTVKSKINGQKPTKELVYKILKGEV from the coding sequence GTGAAAGTCTGTATAGCCGAAAAACCAAGTGTTGCCCGCGAAATTGCTACCGTTCTAGGAGCAAATACTAAACGCGATGGGTATTATGAAGGCAATGGTTATGCGGTAACTTATACTTTTGGACACCTTTGCACGCTTAAAGAACCTAACGATTATAAACCTTATTGGAAAAGTTGGGATTTGAATAATTTACCCATGTTGCCAGAAAAATTTGAAACTAAAGTGGTTGCGAATGATGGTATTCAAAAGCAATTTAGAATTGTAAAAAGTTTATTTGATAAAGCCGATGTTGTAATAAACTGTGGTGATGCCGGGCAAGAAGGAGAGCTTATACAACGCTGGGTGATGAACGAAGCTGAGTATAAAGGTAAAGTAGAACGTTTGTGGATATCATCATTAACAACGGAAGCCATAAAAGAAGGATTTCAGAATTTAAAACCTTCTGAAGATTACGATAATCTATACTATGCGGGATTTTCTAGAGCCATAGGCGATTGGCTTTTAGGGATGAATGCTACGCGTTTGTATACTGTAAAACATGGTGGTTATAAACAAGTGCTATCTGTTGGTCGCGTGCAAACACCAACTTTAGCCATGGTAGTAGGGCGTTTTAAAGATATTGAGAATTTTAAACCGCAACCGTATTGGGAATTACAAACACTGTATCGTGAAACGCTGTTTAGTTACGAGGAAGGTCGTTTTCTTAAAAAGGAAGATGGTGAATCTATGGCGAATAAGGTAAAGGAGAGTGAATTTGAAATTCAATCTACCACCAAAAAGAAAGGTAAGGAATACGCACCAAAACTCTTCGATTTAACTGGTCTTCAAGTATATTGTAATACTAAGTTCGGGTTTTCTGCAGACGAAACTTTAAAAATTGTTCAGAAATTATATGAACAAAAAGTGGTTACCTACCCAAGAGTAGATACCACATTTTTACCAAACGATGTGTATCCAAAGGTGGCAGGTATACTTCAGAAGTTAACAAATTATTCCACTTTAACACAACCGCTTTTAGGGAAGAAAATAAAAAAATCGACTAAGGTTTTCAACGATAAAAAAGTAACTGATCACCACGCTATTATTCCAACGGGAATTCAAATTAATCTGCAGTACAATCAACAACAGGTTTACGATATTATTGTAAAACGTTTTATTGCTGTTTTTTATGATGAATGTATCGTGTCTAATACTACCGTTTTAGGAAACGCGGCCGATGTTGTTTTTAAAACCACAGGAAAAGAAATTTTAGAAAAGGGCTGGCGTGTTGTTTTTGAAAATCCTAATGCAAAAGAAAAAGAATCTGGAATTTTACCAACCTTTGTAAAAGGAGAAAAAGGACCACACGAACCATCTTTTTTAGAAAAGGAAACCAAACCGCCAAATCAGTTTACAGAAGCAACTTTATTACGTGCTATGGAAACAGCGGGTAAGCAGGTAGACGATGAGGAATTAAGAGATTTAATGAAAGAAAATGGTATTGGTAGACCATCTACACGAGCCAATATTATCGAAACACTCTTTAAAAGAAAATATATAAAACGTAATAAAAAACAAGTATTACCAACGGTTACAGGTGTTTTGTTGATAGACACCATTCAAAATGAATTATTGAAATCTGCCGAGCTCACAGGATCTTGGGAGAAACAATTAAAAGATATTGAAAAAGGAACATATAGTGCTGGAGCGTTTATAAAAAACATGAAACGCATGGTAGATGCCTTGGTTTACGAAGTAAGAAGCGAAACTAAACGTGCTAATATTTCACAAGCCAATGTGGTTAAAAATCGTGCAGCAAAGGCAACCGTTAAAAAACAAGCCGGTATTATCGCTGAGGTTTGTCCAAAGTGTAAAAAAGGTCAGCTTTTAAAAGGAAAAACAGCTTACGGTTGCAGTGCTTATAAAGACGGCTGTAAATTTGTTTTACCTTTTAGTTTTGGGGATAAAAAAATATCTGAAAAGCAATTTATCCGTTTGCTTCAAAAAGGATCTACTGTAAATTTGAAAGGTTTTAAAACTGAAGCAGGAGCCGTTGAAGGTTTACTTCGTTTTGATGATGATTTTAAGTTGAAATTAGAGCCGAAAGTGAAAGTTGAAAAAACGCAAAAAGTAGCAGCACCGACAGAAGGAGATTCCGATGCTTTAACTTGTCCAAAATGTAATGTAGGTAAGGTTCTAAAAGGGAAAACCGCTTATGGCTGTACTGCTTATAAATCGGGTTGTGATTTTAAAATGACTTTCGATACCGTTAAATCTAAAATTAACGGCCAAAAACCAACGAAAGAATTGGTTTATAAAATTCTGAAAGGAGAGGTGTAA
- a CDS encoding DUF6500 family protein encodes MKQVLKDKIIEVCDKKIAAKGDAVGVSFYAFFKNKNDNPELLMEAATWWIETHKLDHFEKAVKIKALVHGIATK; translated from the coding sequence ATGAAGCAGGTTTTAAAAGATAAAATTATTGAAGTTTGCGATAAAAAAATAGCAGCAAAAGGAGACGCCGTTGGGGTTTCCTTTTATGCGTTTTTTAAAAATAAAAATGATAATCCAGAATTATTAATGGAAGCCGCTACTTGGTGGATTGAAACCCATAAACTGGATCATTTTGAAAAAGCAGTTAAAATAAAAGCATTAGTACATGGAATCGCAACCAAATAA